CGCTTCCTGAGAATATAACCATATCTAACATGGAATTCGAGGGACCTGAACTTGTCTTATATACAAAAGAGCCCCGAAAAATTGCAGATAGTGGCGACATCCTTCGGGTGCTCGCAAAAGACCTGCGTAAGCGAGTTGTCGTAAGACCGGATCCCAGCGTTTTAGCCTCAGAAGAAGATGCCATTAAAAAGATTCGAGAGATCATTCCCTTGGAAGCTGGAATTATCAATCAATATTTTGATGCAAGTGTAGGTGAGGTGATCATCGAGGCAGAAAAACTAGGCTTGGTGATCGGTAGACATGGATCTATGCTTCGGGAAATCACCAAACACATTGGTTGGACTCCTAAGGTAGTAAGGGCACCGCCAATTGAGTCTTCCATCATCAAAAACATTCGCCAGTATCTACGTTCTGAAAGGGATGCTAGAAAGGTCTTTCTAAGGCAAATTGGTAAGAAAATCCATCGAGACCTATCGTCTAAAGATTCGTGGATACGTGTTACCACCTTAGGTGGATGTAGGGAGGTCGGCAGAAGTTCGTTCATATTATCCACACCAGAGACAAGGGTGTTGATAGATTGTGGCATCAATGTTGGGTCTGAGAATGATGGAACCCCTTATCTATACGTGCCAGAGGCGTGCCCAATCGATCAGATAGATGCCGTTGTGATAACGCATGCCCATCTGGATCATGCTGGCTTGGTTCCACTGCTTTTTAAATATGGCTATGAAGGCCCCGTCTATCTGACAGCCCCTACTAGAGACCTAATGTCATTGCTACACTTGGATTATATCGAAGTTTCTTCTAGGGAAGGAAAGAAAACGCCTTACGAGTCATCGATGATCAGGGAAGGATTGAAACATACCATAGCGCTGAACTATGGGGATGTCACTGACATAGCACCTGATGTAAGGTTGACACTTCACAACGCTGGTCATATACTTGGGTCATCGATAGTACACTTCCACATCGGTGAAGGCCTATACAATATTGCTTTTACGGGCGACTTCAAGTACGAGCCAACCAGGCTATTCGATCCCGCTGTGAACGACTTCCCGAGATTGGAAACGTTGATAATGGAGGCTACTTATGGGGGGTCTCAGGATAATCAACCCTCTCGTAGAGATGCAGAACGGGAGTTACACTCCATAATAAAAAGAACCATTGCCAGGAAAGGCAAAGTGATAATACCAGCCTTCGCTGTGGGCAGAAGCCAGGAAGTCATGATAGTGCTGGAGGAAGCCATCCGAACCGGCCTCATCGATGAAGTTCCGGTTTACTTAGATGGCATGATCTGGGAGGCCACGGCTATTCACACGACCTATCCAGAGTATCTAAATAATGACCTACAGGAATTAATATTTCATAGGGGATTGAACCCATTCTTATCGGATTGCTTTATCCAAGTGGAGCCTGCAAAGCGCCAAGAGATCATTGAGGGTGGACCCTCAGTAATACTTGCTACATCAGGCATGCTAAATGGAGGACCTGTCATGGAATACCTTAAGGCATTAGGCCCTGATGAGCTAAACACGCTCGTATTTGTGGGCTATCAGGCAGAGGGTACGTTAGGAAGAAGAG
The genomic region above belongs to Methanocellales archaeon and contains:
- a CDS encoding beta-CASP ribonuclease aCPSF1, coding for MSVEEVLNELKVRVQETLPENITISNMEFEGPELVLYTKEPRKIADSGDILRVLAKDLRKRVVVRPDPSVLASEEDAIKKIREIIPLEAGIINQYFDASVGEVIIEAEKLGLVIGRHGSMLREITKHIGWTPKVVRAPPIESSIIKNIRQYLRSERDARKVFLRQIGKKIHRDLSSKDSWIRVTTLGGCREVGRSSFILSTPETRVLIDCGINVGSENDGTPYLYVPEACPIDQIDAVVITHAHLDHAGLVPLLFKYGYEGPVYLTAPTRDLMSLLHLDYIEVSSREGKKTPYESSMIREGLKHTIALNYGDVTDIAPDVRLTLHNAGHILGSSIVHFHIGEGLYNIAFTGDFKYEPTRLFDPAVNDFPRLETLIMEATYGGSQDNQPSRRDAERELHSIIKRTIARKGKVIIPAFAVGRSQEVMIVLEEAIRTGLIDEVPVYLDGMIWEATAIHTTYPEYLNNDLQELIFHRGLNPFLSDCFIQVEPAKRQEIIEGGPSVILATSGMLNGGPVMEYLKALGPDELNTLVFVGYQAEGTLGRRVQKGWDEVPFSIEGKTETIQIKLEVATVDGFSGHSDRRQLMEYIRRMVPRPERILTNHGDANNCIELASAIHKRYGIETRAPMNLETMRFV